Sequence from the Rhodococcus jostii RHA1 genome:
CCCGTCGGCGGGCTTCGGCGCGGCGCACCGCCTCGGCGCGTGCCGCGTCGGCCCGCACCGGCGAATACGCCTCCGGCTTGCGGAGGCGCAGAAGGCGACCGAACGGGCCGTCCTGCCCGGAGTGCAGCGCCGCGACCGCCTCCGGTTCGTGCCGCGCCGCGTTGGCGACGAGGCCGAACATGAACAGTGTGGTGGCCGTCGACGTTCCGCCGGCCGATACCAGCGGCAACTGCAGGCCGGTGACGGGCAGCAGCCCGATCACGTACCCCACGTTGATGAATGCCTGTCCGGTGATCCACACCGTCGCCGTTCCGGTGAGCAGGCGCAGGAACGGGTCGGCGGATCGGGCCGCGATGCGCAGGCCCGTGTACACGAACAGTCCGAACAAACCGAGGACGGCGGCGCCGCCGAGGTATCCGAGCTCTTCGCCGATGATCGCGAAGATGAAGTCGTTGTGGGCGTTCGGCAGGTAGCTCCACTTCGCGCGGCTCTGCCCCAGCCCTCGCCCGAGGATCCCGCCGTCCGCGAGCGAATACATCGCCTGCCGCGACTGGTACCCGATGCCCTGCGGGTCGGAACCGGGATTGAGGAACTCGCGCACGCGAGCGGAGCGGTAGCCCGCGGTGAGCGCGAGGATCACGATTCCGCCGAAACCGGTGCCGAGGATGGCGACGAACAGTTTCAGCGGCAGGCCCGCGAACCACAGCAGCGCCATCAGGATGATGGCCAGCGAGACCGTCGTGCCGAGGTCGGGCTGCAGGATGATCAGGACGAACGCGACGAGCGCGGCCGGCACCAGCGGAACGAGCATGTCCCGGATACTGGAGATGTCGCTGCGCCGCGACGCCAGGATGTGCGCACCCCACACGGCCAGCGCGATCTTGGTGAGCTCGGCGGGCTGCAACGAGAATCCCGCGACGA
This genomic interval carries:
- the ftsW gene encoding putative lipid II flippase FtsW, with product MTSAGARTRRAPEGQRSPARTAAAPGVAKRAPSGPRTRTAPPRGPRTRIGAWLSRPLASFHLVVTIAFLLTVLGLVMVLSSSSVEAYASDGSAYTLFTRQALFAALGLCLFYAALQIPVRVMRALSFPAFAVTIILLVLVLIPGIGTVSQGTRGWFVVAGFSLQPAELTKIALAVWGAHILASRRSDISSIRDMLVPLVPAALVAFVLIILQPDLGTTVSLAIILMALLWFAGLPLKLFVAILGTGFGGIVILALTAGYRSARVREFLNPGSDPQGIGYQSRQAMYSLADGGILGRGLGQSRAKWSYLPNAHNDFIFAIIGEELGYLGGAAVLGLFGLFVYTGLRIAARSADPFLRLLTGTATVWITGQAFINVGYVIGLLPVTGLQLPLVSAGGTSTATTLFMFGLVANAARHEPEAVAALHSGQDGPFGRLLRLRKPEAYSPVRADAARAEAVRRAEARRRAGREMAPRTRSVTYEKGRPERGKGRTPERGARQQRSSGGRAGERGFRR